The Mycolicibacterium boenickei genome has a segment encoding these proteins:
- a CDS encoding DUF3616 domain-containing protein has translation MGELFESKTRVKSHSFGERNDGVVFNASGVVQVAPDRFVFIDNHDATAVFELTLDPGNGKLRGIQRRDLTGVTEHQLGDPEGLTRVEAHGQTYLIAASSLSVSGSQVNDGLVRISYADAGNLRAEPMTGFRSWLLAHEPALAAAAAAEPDDGGLNIEGVAWDPGAGALLFGVRGPATPGQVTIIEVPARIDTAAWTTACLGEPVARIVRVPHSVALQGIRDISYDERSAEFLILLGKSLSRKAEPFALCTWTRGSDALRVTGARFRESMKPEGCTAFYPDGERRILVVDDRGGYAVIEG, from the coding sequence ATGGGGGAGCTGTTCGAAAGCAAGACTCGGGTCAAGTCCCATTCGTTCGGTGAACGCAACGACGGGGTGGTGTTCAACGCGTCCGGGGTCGTGCAGGTAGCTCCCGACCGCTTTGTATTCATCGACAATCATGACGCCACAGCAGTTTTCGAGCTCACGCTGGATCCGGGCAACGGCAAGCTGCGCGGCATCCAGCGGCGTGACCTGACGGGCGTGACCGAGCACCAGCTCGGTGATCCCGAAGGGTTGACCCGGGTCGAGGCCCACGGCCAGACATACCTCATCGCGGCATCGTCACTGTCGGTATCGGGTTCACAGGTCAACGACGGGCTGGTCCGGATCAGTTACGCCGACGCCGGCAACCTGCGGGCCGAACCGATGACGGGCTTCCGCTCCTGGCTGCTGGCGCACGAACCCGCCTTGGCGGCAGCGGCCGCTGCCGAACCCGATGACGGCGGGCTCAACATCGAAGGGGTCGCCTGGGATCCGGGCGCAGGCGCGCTGCTGTTCGGGGTGCGCGGGCCTGCGACGCCCGGACAGGTGACGATCATCGAGGTGCCTGCGCGCATCGACACCGCCGCCTGGACCACGGCCTGCCTGGGCGAGCCGGTCGCTCGGATCGTGCGGGTTCCTCATTCGGTGGCGCTGCAGGGCATCCGCGACATCTCCTACGACGAGCGCTCCGCGGAGTTCCTGATCCTGCTCGGCAAGTCGCTGAGCCGGAAGGCCGAACCGTTCGCACTGTGCACCTGGACCCGGGGCTCCGACGCGCTGCGGGTCACCGGAGCACGCTTTCGGGAGTCGATGAAGCCGGAGGGCTGCACGGCTTTCTACCCCGATGGCGAGCGGCGGATCCTCGTCGTCGACGACCGTGGCGGGTACGCGGTGATCGAGGGATGA